The Choloepus didactylus isolate mChoDid1 chromosome 13, mChoDid1.pri, whole genome shotgun sequence genome contains a region encoding:
- the IL5 gene encoding interleukin-5, whose translation MKMLLHLSLLALGTSYVCTNAIKSPMTRLVPETLKLLSTYETLLIGDGTLRIHIPEHKNHQLCIEEIFQGIDTLKNQTVQEDAVGKLFQNLSLLKEYIDLQRKKCGGERRRVKQFIDHLREFLGVINTDWTMES comes from the exons ATGAAAATGCTTCTGCATCTGAGTCTGCTGGCTCTTGGGACTAGCTATGTTTGCACCAATGCCATAAAAAGTCCCATGACTAGACTGGTGCCAGAGACCTTGAAACTGCTCTCAACTTATGAAACTCTGCTGATAGGCGATGgg acACTGAGGATTCATATTCCTGAACATAAAAAT CACCAACTATGCATTGAAGAAATCTTTCAGGGAATAGACACCCTGAAGAATCAAACTGTACAAGAGGATGCCGTGggaaaactatttcaaaacttgTCTTTACTAAAAGAATACATAGACCTCCAAAGA AAAAAATGCGGAGGAGAAAGACGGAGAGTAAAGCAATTCATAGACCACCTGCGTGAGTTTCTTGGAGTAATAAACACGGATTGGACAATGGAAAGTTGA